Proteins encoded in a region of the Ancylobacter sp. SL191 genome:
- a CDS encoding DUF2798 domain-containing protein, with protein MPSPSPTPASSFKLPARYAGIIMPLVLSVLMTFVVSAIATLRSLGPGPDFLATWPTAWGLSWLVAFPTLLLVLPLVRRIVGLLVEAPAR; from the coding sequence ATGCCCTCCCCGTCACCGACCCCTGCCTCTTCCTTCAAGCTGCCGGCGCGCTATGCCGGCATCATCATGCCGCTGGTGCTCTCGGTGCTGATGACCTTCGTGGTCTCGGCCATCGCCACGCTGCGCAGTCTCGGCCCCGGCCCGGATTTCCTCGCGACATGGCCAACCGCCTGGGGCCTCTCCTGGCTTGTCGCCTTCCCGACGCTGCTGCTGGTGCTGCCACTGGTGCGCCGTATCGTTGGGCTGCTGGTGGAGGCGCCGGCGCGTTAA
- a CDS encoding LysE family translocator, producing the protein MSPDFLLICFIVVVSPGTGALYTMAAGLGQGRAASLLAAFACTLGIVPHLAAAMLGLAAVLHASALAYETLRYAGVAYLLYMAWQVLRADGPLRITPEAARLRPGRVIADGILLNLLNPKLSIFFVAFLPQFIAPAEPAPLLRMMEMSGVFMAMTFVVFALYGLFAAAIRGQLAARPAILAWMRRGFAAAFVALGAKLALSER; encoded by the coding sequence CTGTCTCCTGACTTCCTTCTCATCTGCTTCATCGTCGTCGTCTCGCCGGGAACCGGCGCGCTCTACACGATGGCGGCCGGGCTGGGGCAGGGGCGCGCGGCGAGCCTGCTCGCCGCCTTTGCCTGCACGCTCGGTATCGTGCCGCATCTCGCCGCCGCCATGCTCGGGCTCGCGGCGGTGCTGCATGCCAGCGCGCTCGCCTATGAGACGCTGCGTTATGCCGGCGTCGCCTATCTCCTCTACATGGCCTGGCAGGTGCTGCGGGCAGACGGGCCGCTGCGCATCACCCCGGAAGCCGCACGGCTGCGGCCGGGGCGGGTGATCGCCGACGGCATCCTGCTGAACCTGCTGAACCCCAAGCTCTCCATCTTCTTCGTGGCCTTCCTGCCGCAGTTCATCGCGCCCGCGGAGCCGGCACCCTTGCTGCGGATGATGGAAATGTCGGGGGTGTTCATGGCGATGACCTTCGTGGTCTTCGCGCTCTACGGCCTGTTCGCGGCGGCGATCCGCGGCCAGCTCGCCGCGCGACCGGCCATCCTTGCCTGGATGCGGCGGGGCTTTGCCGCGGCCTTTGTGGCGCTCGGTGCGAAGCTTGCCCTGAGCGAGCGTTAG
- a CDS encoding DUF1328 family protein, with amino-acid sequence MFKYAVIFLIISIIAGAIGMTNVSALARRLSLILFGLFFLIFIALIGLALLVDQAITTP; translated from the coding sequence ATGTTCAAATACGCCGTCATCTTTCTCATCATCTCGATCATCGCCGGCGCCATCGGCATGACCAATGTGTCCGCTCTGGCGCGCCGGCTGTCACTGATCCTGTTCGGTCTGTTCTTCCTGATCTTCATCGCCCTCATCGGCCTCGCCTTGCTGGTCGATCAGGCGATCACCACGCCCTGA